A window of the Dictyostelium discoideum AX4 chromosome 4 chromosome, whole genome shotgun sequence genome harbors these coding sequences:
- a CDS encoding centrosomal protein 75 kDa, whose product MISNIQKQNQIKQQQQLQIISNENFNNNQYLLRSSHAGIVMIGGIDFDRINVGKKRIVKFTLANTNSTPFVVTDLYLQQSIKPIILMNDTMKQQQQQQYYQEPIFSIVSTNNNNSNSNNSNSNSNSSNRFPISIPPNMDFESSISFTPLHPGNFTALLSIASEDEGIQQISLHGQGDIPSAPTQIIYTDNQVPIVIDTPKKLEYNSLDFNQLTKTNNSNARSTSFTSNRNNTLSTSWPLFFDCDINNDLTNTNFMIKTQNGITNYNNNNNNNNNNNNSNFPKNVYITPPPPPKNNNNSSNPSCIKKTVTFRDNSEDNNNNNNNNNNNNNNNNNNNNNNNNNNNTNENYLNNENSEKGNNGNIGNIGNIGNNNKKVTTTVLQKKFTNDTNERKFYYNSGKNQPSVVYNKIQLIENKISDLSRQIDSNHNINHIPFDINSNQPIFRAYPSNNKFISKRPQNHHFNQPQQQQQQQQQQQQQQQQHFYIHPNNNNPPQPKLYQPTQNRQQPQNNNKHQEQQQQQEQQNEQEKQNQEFYQYIHNEDSPQQQHQQQQQQQSNNFNNNNPKNVKPKPIIQNTKPINHNSKDDVFDDDDDDSRVLSEEDKDMLRLMEKTPLPKGQTPAAFKNFLQPDVYSFSPSINRFNQTPFKTRNDIF is encoded by the exons atgatTTCAAATATACagaaacaaaatcaaattaaacaacaacaacaactacaaataatttcaaatgaaaactttaataataatcaatatttattaagATCATCACATGCTGGCATTGTGATGATTGGtggaattgattttgatagaATTAATGTTggtaaaaaaagaattgtaaaatttacat tggcaaatacaaattcaacacCATTTGTAGTTACAGATTTATATTTACAGCAAtcaattaaaccaattattttaatgaatgATACAatgaaacaacaacaacaacaacaatattatcaagaaccaatattttcaattgtttccaccaacaataataatagtaatagtaataatagtaatagtaatagtaatagtagtaatagatTTCCAATTAGTATACCACCAAATATGGATTTTGAAAGTAGTATATCATTTACACCATTACATCCAGGTAATTTTACAGCACTATTATCAATTGCATCAGAAGATGAAGGTATTCAACAAATATCATTACATGGTCAAGGTGATATACCATCTGCACCAACTCAAATCATTTATACAGATAATCAAGTTCCAATAGTTATTGATACCCCAAAGAAATTGGAATATAATTCTTTAgattttaatcaattaacTAAAACTAATAACAGTAATGCTCGTTCAACTAGTTTCACTTCTAATCGTAATAATACATTATCAACTAGTTGgccattattttttgattgtgatattaataatgatttaacaaatacaaattttaTGATTAAAACTCAAAATGGTattacaaattataataataataacaataacaataacaataataataatagtaatttcccaaaaaatgtatatattacaccacctccaccaccaaaaaataataataattcaagcAATCCATCATGCATAAAGAAAACTGTTACTTTTAGAGATAATAGTgaggataataataataataataataataataataataataataataataataataataataataataataataataataataataataccaatgaaaattatttaaataatgaaaatagtgaAAAGGGTAATAATGGAAATATTGGAAATATTGGAAAtattggaaataataataaaaaggttACCACTACAGTTTTACAAAAGAAATTTACAAATGATACAAATGAAAGaaagttttattataatagtgGTAAAAATCAACCCTCTGtagtttataataaaatacaattgattgaaaataaaatatctgaTCTTTCTAGACAAATTGATAGCAATCATAATATTAATCATATTCCATTcgatataaattcaaatcaacCAATATTCAGAGCATAtccttcaaataataaattcatttcaaaaagacctcaaaatcatcattttaatcaaccacaacaacaacaacaacaacaacaacaacaacaacaacaacaacaacaacatttcTATATACACCCAAACAACAATAATCCACCACAACCTAAACTCTATCAACCTACACAAAATAGACAACAAcctcaaaataataataaacatcaagaacaacaacaacaacaagaacaacaaaatgaacaagaaaaacaaaatcaagaattttatcaatatatTCACAACGAAGATTctccacaacaacaacaccaacaacaacaacaacaacaatccaataattttaacaataataatcctAAAAATGTTAAACCTAAACCGATAATTCAAAATACTAAACCAATAAATCACAATTCAAAAGATGATGTATTTgacgatgacgatgatgattcTCGTGTATTATCAGAAGAAGATAAAGATATGTTAAGACTAATGGAGAAAACTCCATTACCCAAAGGTCAAACACCAGCAgcatttaaaaactttttacaACCTGATGTTTACAGTTTCTCACCATCAATAAATAGATTTAATCAAACTCCTTTTAAAACAAGAAAtgatatattttaa
- the eriA gene encoding RNA exonuclease, translating to MSTTTTSTSSSTPTTSVKQKFKYLIVLDFEATCEKDVKFPNQEIIEFPSVIINTETLETVSTFREYVKPIINPNLSKFCTELTGIKQETVENAALFPDVLKSHCDWFFESLPKDIQSDEYCFVCCGDWDLLQCLPKQLKLCNNLSKPSYLSKWINIKKQYTLFYNRPSFGMTNMLRELNIPLEGRHHCGLSDSLNISKILKRMIEEGCNFDLVSTMKSVK from the coding sequence atgtccacaacaacaacatctacatcatcatcaacaccaacaacatcagtaaaacaaaaatttaaatatttaatagttttagaTTTTGAAGCAACATGTGAAAAAGATGTTAAATTTCCAAATCAAGAGATTATAGAATTTCCAAGTGTTATAATTAATACAGAGACATTAGAAACGGTTTCAACATTTAGAGAATACGTTAAACCAATAATTAATCCAAACTTAAGTAAATTCTGTACAGAATTAACAGGTATTAAACAAGAAACTGTTGAAAATGCAGCTTTATTTCCAGACGTTTTAAAAAGTCATTGCGATTGGTTCTTTGAAAGTTTACCAAAAGATATTCAATCTGATGAATACTGTTTTGTTTGTTGTGGTGATTGGGATCTTTTACAATGTTTaccaaaacaattaaaactttgtaataatttatcaaaaccaTCATACCTATCAAAATGGATCaacataaaaaaacaatacacTCTTTTCTATAACCGACCTTCCTTCGGTATGACAAACATGTTAAGAGAATTAAATATTCCATTAGAAGGTAGACATCATTGTGGTCTCTCTGATTCCTTAaatatttctaaaattttaaaaagaatgattGAAGAAGGttgtaattttgatttaGTTTCAACAATGAAATCAGTAAAATAa
- the cnrB gene encoding cleft lip and palate transmembrane 1 family protein translates to MNNQGGAVAANGQRPQAQQQQQQGGIMGIISTLIRFMAIYYIASFAFSKFLGTGNNNNNGGVVLNNNNGTTNTSIPSNSVRLANSWPEGIEFNMKVYLSTSNETVGDWLVWEQDKLSYDWKDSNTIPTKNITFDTTPYLQNNGSLFAHIITSRRAYLNQPKSQLHKVHPLIVYLPKPKPKGKNLLEEKSKDEPEVEYDPTELISYWKPTLSLHLIVDHTIYPPDSIPKEIVSYFNITNGFYSPIIYCNEFWLYREHLKPVNETVKQLSIEINYSSMGLFKWQLQIQMQKSLDMQESFGGGGNSAMGGASVGDEFKRMLTDNDPWILGLTLIVSVLHTIFEFLAFKNDIQFWKNNKSMEGLSVKTITLNCVCMGIIFLYLLDNETSYMILASSGFGFLVEFWKLGKAMTIKITWMTSLPLPKRIEFINKDEYMSKTKQYDDMAMKYLSWLLFPLVIGTSIYSLYYHEHKSWYSWVVSSLVRTVYTFEFIMMTPQLFINYKLKSVSHLPWRVFMYRALNTFIDDLFAFIIKMPLLHRLSCLRDDIIFIVYLYQRWIYPVDKKRSHYGSEEAEEVQQQDKKEIKEKVEEREEEKQEEEEEEKEKEEESTSSSKVTKRKTKKV, encoded by the exons atgaataatcaAGGCGGAGCTGTTGCAGCAAATGGCCAAAGACCAcaagctcaacaacaacaacaacaaggtGGTATAATGGGAATTATTTCAACATTAATTAGATTTATGgcaatttattatattgcAAGTTTTgctttttccaaatttttagGTAcaggtaataataataataatggaggtgttgttttaaataataataatggtactACAAATACATCAATACCATCAAATTCAGTTAGATTAGCAAATTCATGGCCAGAAggtattgaatttaatatgaAAGTTTATCTATCAACTTCAAATGAAACTGTTGGAGATTGGTTAGTTTGGGAACAAGATAAATTATCTTATGATTGGAAAGATAGTAACACAATTCCAACTAAAAACATTACATTTGATACAACAccttatttacaaaataatggCTCATTATTCGCTCACATTATAACTTCAAGACGTgcttatttaaatcaaccaAAATCACAATTACATAAAGTTCATC cattaattgtttatttaccaaaaccaaaaccaaagggtaaaaatttattagaagaaaaatcaaaagatgaACCAGAAGTCGAATATGATCCAActgaattaatttcatattgGAAACCAACTTTATCATTACATCTTATTGTTGATCATACAATTTATCCACCTGATTCAATTCCAAAAGAAATAGTATCTT attttaatataaCAAATGGATTTTATTCgccaattatttattgtaatGAATTTTGGTTATATAGAGAACATTTAAAACCAGTTAATGAAACAGTTAAACAATTAAGTATTGAAATTAACTATTCATCAATGGGTTTATTTAAATGGcaattacaaattcaaatgcAAAAATCATTAGATATGCAAGAATcatttggtggtggtggtaattctGCAATGGGTGGTGCTAGCGTTGGTGATGAATTCAAAAGAATGTTAACTGATAATGATCCTTGGATTTTAGGTTTAACTTTAATTGTATCAGTTTTACAtacaatttttgaatttttagcttttaaaaatg aTATTCaattttggaaaaataataaatcaatggAAGGTTTATCAGTTAAAACTATTACATTAAATTGTGTTTGCATGggtattatatttttatatttattagatAATGAAACTAGTTATATGATTTTAGCAAGTAGTGGATTTGGATTTTTAGTTGAATTTTGGAAATTAGGTAAAGCAAtgacaattaaaattacatgGATGACAAGTTTACCATTACCAAAACGTATTGAATTCATTAATAAGGATGAATACATGTCAAAAACTAAACAATATGATGATATGGCAATGAAGTATTTATCATGGTTACTATTCCCATTGGTTATTGGTACTTCCATTTACTCATTATACTATCACGAGCATAAGAGTTGGTATTCTTGGGTAGTTTCAAGTTTAGTACGTACCGTTTACACTTTTGAATTCATTATGATGACACCACAATTATTcatcaattataaattaaaatcagtTTCACATTTACCTTGGAGAGTATTCATGTATCGTGCTTTGAATACCTTTATAGATGATCTATTTGctttcatcattaaaatgCCATTACTTCATCGTTTAAGTTGTCTTCGTGATGATATTATCTTTATAGTTTATCTCTATCAAAGATGGATTTATCCAGTTGATAAAAAGAGATCACATTATGGTTCTGAAGAAGCTGAAGAAGTACAACAacaagataaaaaagaaattaaagaaaaggTTGAGGAGAGAGAGGAGGAaaaacaagaagaagaagaagaagaaaaagaaaaagaggaagaatcaacatcatcttcaaaagttacaaaaagaaaaactaaaaaagtttaa
- the iksA gene encoding IKS family protein kinase: MEEDKYQLVLHNDDLERMVLYDPNSKSLLVRNSTDMLRQKSKQLVLQQQIESPYSPMPSLRSPSIPTTPTLVGGLSSQSHNNNHPSTLHIMCPYCKRSYNNNNNNNINNNISTNNNNINNNSSNNLNNLNNNINNINNGIFNNNNNNNSNSNNNNISGGNNNTMDINGNSIVSGVIAPFNPSPYYRSPISEPPFISRDYFLLLQDSSKSGVNNNNNNNNNDSTTTNNNNNNNTTPPQQQQQQNSSGLNSEFLNIGYYKKFFKEDIKIGSGGFGSVYLCRHLINGVDLGEFAVKKVPVGENLPWLFRVLREVKALETLTKHRNIINYKHSWLEYDQPADFGPKVPCLYILMEYANNGNLQDYMAEKRDLIPENEIWSFFIDLCHGIGYLHHSGIIHRDIKPPNILIHQSYDSITDREVTHLMISDFGTCDTIGPLESLAPPLYKNNIKRTGNTGTIEYLAPELLQKGVNGEYNSDYDEKCDIWSLGILLYQMAYGTLPYRYSGDPFIDEDPNRNLPSLIDEIAGFSNNRLIFPQIPQRSRDLKDMITILLRAKPHERPTISQILSTHFIQSKTKHYTINPIHLPFTKRNKFKNTSVHNTTASTIKLRRKGSISTTNSTTSSSSSTATSSSLSSTTIATTSSSNAINNTTATTTTNSNLGNNNNNNTNALISSRISPIRKTQLVEENSEDSSNEIANINPNRSLIQPIVLSDTDNDDIIIDDDDDDDDSTNNNDTNNTDNTDDEMNSGDVVGIVNNKKSSYSRSSSIRSPSSSNKLRQRTISNSGGNNGIRKALPSLEAPRSGRFKRAAIVIQRGVRSSAVYQAFYMLQALFQVWLCFDQCSTCPNTFPSPILLYPLLLLSLIPILVVNNNNNSNNMNNNNNNNNINSNGQLAHLNGSGGGGIINNGNRDTKKINTIISIIRFIYYFVISVLLPKEISCKSTSHIIPILPPIADYVVFPLLSLFKNLTLLIINLIFIFYRD; the protein is encoded by the exons ATGGAGGAAGATAAATATCAACTCGTTTTACACAATGATGATTTAGAGAGGATGGTATTATATGACCCAAATagtaaatcattattagtCAGAAATTCAACAGATATGTTAAGACAAAAGAGTAAACAATTAGTACTTCAACAACAGATTGAATCACCTTATTCTCCAATGCCATCTTTAAGATCACCATCTATACCGACAACACCTACATTAGTTGGTGGTTTAAGTAGTCAATCTcacaataataatcatcCTTCAACTTTACATATAATGTGTCCATATTGTAAACGttcatataataataataataacaataatattaacaacaatattagtactaataacaataatatcaataataacagtagtaataatttaaataatttaaataataatataaataatataaataatggtatttttaataataataacaacaataatagtaatagtaataataataatatcagtggtggtaataataatacaatggATATTAATGGAAATAGTATTGTTAGTGGTGTAATTGCACCATTTAATCCATCACCATATTATCGTTCACCAATTTCAGAACCACCATTCATATCAAGAGATTATTTCTTATTACTTCAAGATTCTTCAAAGAGtggtgttaataataataataataataataataatgattctacaacaacaaataataataataataataatacaacaccaccacaacaacaacaacaacaaaatagtAGTGGATTAAAtagtgaatttttaaatattggatattataaaaaattctttaaagaaGATATAAAGATTGGATCAGGTGGTTTTGGATCAGTTTATCTTTGTAGacatttaattaatggtgTTGATTTAGGAGAATTTGCAGTTAAAAAAGTACCAGTTGGTGAGAATCTTCCATGGTTATTTAGAGTTTTAAGAGAGGTTAAAGCATTGGAAACCCTAACAAAACATAGaaacattatcaattataaacATTCTTGGTTAGAATATGATCAACCTGCTGATTTTGGTCCAAAAGTACCTTGTTTATACATTTTAATGGAATATGCAAATAATGGAAATCTTCAAGATTATATGGCTGAAAAAAGAGATTTAATAcctgaaaatgaaatttggagtt tttttattgatttgtgTCATGGTATTGGTTATTTACATCATTCAGGTATAATTCATAGAGATATTAAACcaccaaatattttaattcatcaaaGTTATGATTCAATAACAGATAGAGAAGTAACACATTTAATGATTAGTGATTTTGGTACATGTGATACTATTGGCCCATTGGAATCATTGGCACCACCACTATATAAGAATAATATAAAGAGAACTGGTAATACGGGTACAATTGAGTATTTAGCACCTGAACTATTACAAAAGGGTGTCAATGGTGAATATAATAGTGATTATGATGAAAAATGTGATATTTGGTCATTGGGTATCCTATTGTATCAAATGGCCTATGGAACATTACCATATCGTTACTCTGGTGACCCATTCATTGATGAAGATCCAAATAGAAATTTACCATCGCTAATTGATGAGATTGCAGGTTTCTCTAACAATAGATTAATATTCCCACAAATTCCACAACGTTCACGTGATCTAAAAGATATGATCACAATTTTATTACGTGCAAAACCTCATGAACGTCCAACCATTTCACAAATTCTCTCTACTCATttcattcaatcaaaaacTAAACATTATACAATAAATCCAATTCATTTACCATTTACAAAgagaaataaatttaaaaatacttcAGTACATAATACAACTGCATCAACTATTAAATTACGTAGAAAAGGTTCAATTAGTACAACtaattcaacaacatcatcatcatcatcaacagcAACATCATCGTCGTTATCATCAACCACAATagcaacaacatcatcatcaaatgctattaataatactacagcaacaacaactactaatTCAAATTtgggtaataataataataataatacaaatgcTTTAATTAGTAGTAGAATTAGTCCAATTAGAAAAACTCAACTTGTTGAGGAGAATTCAGAAGATtcttcaaatgaaattgCAAATATTAATCCAAATAGGTCATTAATTCAACCAATAGTTTTATCAGATactgataatgatgatattataattgatgatgatgatgatgatgacgactcaacaaataataatgatacaaACAATACTGATAATACTGATGACGAGATGAATAGTGGTGATGTTGTTggtattgtaaataataaaaaatcatcataTAGTagatcatcatcaattagaTCACCTTcatcttcaaataaattaagacAAAGAACCATTTCAaatagtggtggtaataatggtataAGGAAAGCATTACCATCTTTAGAAGCACCAAGAAGTGGTAGATTTAAAAGAGCAGCAATAGTAATTCAAAGAGGTGTTAGATCATCAGCAGTTTATCAAGCATTCTATATGTTACAGGCTTTATTTCAAGTTTGGTTATGTTTTGATCAATGTTCGACTTGTCCAAATACTTTTCCTAGTCCGATTTTATTATatcctttattattattatctttaattccaattttagttgtaaataataataataatagcaacaatatgaataacaataataacaacaataatataaacaGTAATGGCCAATTAGCACATCTtaatggtagtggtggtggtgggaTTATCAATAATGGAAATAGAGAtacaaagaaaattaatacaataatatcaataattagatttatttattattttgttatttCAGTTTTATTACCAAAAGAAATTAGTTGCAAATCAACGTCACACATCATCCCAATTTTACCACCAATCGCTGATTATGTCGTTTTCCCATTATTATCACTTTTCAAGAATCTTACtctattaattataaatttgattttcatattttatagagattaa